Proteins co-encoded in one Arachis hypogaea cultivar Tifrunner chromosome 13, arahy.Tifrunner.gnm2.J5K5, whole genome shotgun sequence genomic window:
- the LOC112733058 gene encoding uncharacterized protein: MNSTNAEDIPSNYGLTGEMELEVGLKFLSKDAAMLAIKNYNIRRSAEFKVVESDHTRRNHLHKGVAGIRGIGIRIQGVLQKGLASEAKGNSENLWRLDDSYNQLQRYFNALQTFVPGTIVDLQTRPYYVGNTLDRESTLLMGIAQDGNNNILPIAFALVERENTDAWYFFLTNLRRHVATQPEVLLISDRHAAIKAALEREGCGWEHNVYCVRHIASNFATNFKSKEAKRHLVSVAYSKTQEQAQYYLELISAEDPATSLAMMAWIRGLEPPKWLQHRDEGCRYGHTTTNLSECINSVMKETRNLPVCAIVKSTYHRLNALFVQKGQQAEAQVVCGQIFSQFLQKAILANREGITQMLVISHDRATSIFTVDEIADVGSQSRFRVYLQQRRCDYGYFQALHYPCAHALAACAHARLDWQSYVDDVYRVENAFRVY; the protein is encoded by the exons ATGAACTCAACAAATGCAGAGGACATACCCAGTAACTATGGTTTGACCGGTGAAATGGAGCTAGAGGTTGGCTTGAAATTCCTGAGTAAGGATGCAGCAATGCTTGCTATTAAGAACTACAACATCCGTCGAAGTGCAGAATTCAAAGTAGTGGAGTCAGATCATACTAG ACGCAACCATTTGCATAAAGGTGTTGCAGGGATCCGTGGAATCGGCATACGGATACAAGGTGTCTTACAAAAAGGTTTGGCTAGTGAAGCAAAAGGCAATAGCGAGAATCTATGGAGACTGGATGATTCTTATAACCAGCTACAGAGATACTTCAATGCGTTGCAAACTTTTGTTCCAG GTACAATTGTCGACCTACAAACCCGACCATACTATGTCGGCAACACGCTCGACCGCGAAA GTACCTTGTTGATGGGAATAGCACAGGACGGAAACAACAACATTCTTCCCATAGCTTTCGCGCTAGTGGAACGGGAGAACACAGATGCGTGGTACTTCTTTCTCACCAACTTAAGGAGACATGTGGCTACTCAACCGGAAGTTCTACTGATCTCTGACAGGCATGCGGCTATAAAGGCTGCGCTCGAGCGAGAGGGTTGTGGCTGGGAACACAATGTTTACTGTGTCCGACACATTGCGTCCAACTTCGCAACAAACTTCAAGAGTAAGGAAGCCAAAAGACATCTTGTTAGCGTGGCATACTCGAAGACCCAAGAGCAAGCACAATACTACCTAGAGTTAATCAGCGCGGAGGATCCCGCCACATCCCTGGCAATGATGGCTTGGATAAGAGGGTTAGAGCCACCGAAATGGCTCCAACACCGCGATGAGGGTTGCCGATATGGTCACACAACAACGAATCTTTCTGAGTGCATCAACTCTGTGATGAAGGAGACTCGTAACCTTCCAGTGTGTGCAATTGTGAAGTCCACGTACCACCGTTTAAATGCATTGTTTGTCCAGAAGGGTCAGCAGGCAGAAGCACAGGTTGTATGTGGCCAGATCTTTTCGCAGTTCTTGCAAAAGGCAATACTTGCCAACAGGGAGGGAATCACGCAAATGCTTGTCATATCACACGACAGGGCGACATCGATCTTCACCGTCGATGAGATAGCCGACGTAGGGTCTCAATCCAGATTCAGAGTTTACCTCCAGCAAAGACGGTGTGACTACGGATACTTCCAAGCGTTGCACTACCCGTGTGCCCACGCGCTTGCAGCATGTGCCCATGCCAGGCTTGACTGGCAGTCTTATGTCGACGATGTCTATCGGGTGGAAAATGCGTTCCGGGTATATTAG
- the LOC112737744 gene encoding basic leucine zipper 61, with amino-acid sequence MAQLPPKIPNMASNNWPEFSSNQNHHHQKMPSLTSISTNTNRAQNQQQQQNPSWVDEFLDFSSARRGAHRRSMSDSIFVESPRHINNSSSNGDGGGEDEFERFDDYQFMNMFSDEVVSGGDNNTNNSMNMMTMMTMPPPPPATMSTSSNPSSSSDHDSINDNERDTNNKEINKDDDHHDHDHDQQQVKVESDEDESQCNNKALDNDDDSSKNNNNNSNANAATTNSSEKITDPKRVKRILANRQSAQRSRVRKLQYISELERSVTSLQAEVSVLSPRVAFLDHQRLLLNVDNSALKQRIAALAQDKIFKDAHQEALKREIERLRQVYHQLNVKKNMEIASATVSPSISPSSTRPRCDTQNNEKEQLINV; translated from the exons ATGGCACAATTGCCGCCAAAGATTCCAAACATGGCAAGTAATAATTGGCCTGAGTTTTCATCAAATCAAAATCATCATCACCAAAAGATGCCTTCTCTCAcaagcatttcaacaaacacaaacCGCGCCCAAAACCAACAACAGCAGCAAAACCCTTCCTGGGTTGACGAGTTTCTGGACTTCTCGTCGGCGAGGCGCGGGGCCCACCGACGATCCATGAGCGACTCCATTTTCGTGGAGTCGCCGAGGCACATTAACAACAGCAGCAGCAACGGCGACGGCGGCGGCGAAGACGAGTTTGAGAGGTTTGATGATTATCAATTCATGAACATGTTCAGTGATGAGGTAGTTTCCGGCGGTGATAACAATACTAACAACTCCATGAatatgatgacgatgatgacgatgccgccgccgccgccggcGACAATGTCGACGTCATCGAATCCTTCTAGTTCTTCCGATCATGATAGCATCAACGATAATGAGAGAGACACAAACAACAAAGAGATCAATAAGGATGATGATCATCATGATCATGATCATGATCAGCAACAAGTGAAGGTAGAATCCGATGAAGATGAAAGCCAATGCAACAATAAAGCTctggataatgatgatgatagcagtaagaataacaataataactccAATGCAAATGCTGCTACTACAAATTCCAGTGAAAAAATTACAGACCCCAAGAGGGTAAAAAG GATTTTGGCTAATAGACAATCAGCACAAAGATCAAGAGTGAGGAAGCTGCAATACATATCAGAGCTTGAGCGCAGCGTAACTTCATTACAG GCGGAAGTTTCAGTATTATCACCGCGGGTGGCATTTTTGGATCACCAACGTTTGCTTCTAAATGTTGATAACAGTGCTCTCAAGCAAAGAATCGCAGCTTTGGCACAGGACAAGATCTTCAAAGATG CTCACCAAGAAGCACTGAAAAGGGAGATAGAGAGACTAAGGCAAGTGTATCACCAATTAAACGTGAAGAAGAATATGGAAATTGCTTCAGCCACAGTGTCACCTTCAATATCTCCATCTTCAACCAGACCACGTTGTGATACTCAGAATAATGAAAAGGAACAGCTTATCAatgtttga